The genomic window ctcagtcgtgaagtggtaggccacacaagctcacagaacgggaccgccaagtggtGAAGAGcgttgcaacactcacttccgagttccaaactgcctctggaagcaacgtcagcacaagaactgttcatcgggagcttcattaaatggttttccatggctgagcagccgcacacaagcctaagatcaccatgtgcaatgccaagcgtcggctggagtggtgtaaagcttgtcgccattggactctggagcagtggaaacgcgttctctggagtgatgaatcacgcttcaccatctagcagtccgactgactaatctgggtttggcggatgccagcagaacgctacctgccccaacgcgtagtgccaactgtaaagtttggtggaggaggaataatggtctggggctgtttttcatggttctggctaggccccttagttccagtgaagggaaatcttaaccctacagcatacaatgacattctagatgattctgagcttccaactttgtggcaacagtttggggaaggccctttcctgtttcatcatgacaaagcgaggtccatacagaaatggtttgtcgagatcggtgtggaagaatttgactggcctgcacagagccctgacctcaaccccatctaacaactttgggatgaattggaacgccgactgcaagccaggcctaatcgcccaacatcagtgtccgacctcacttatgctcttgtagctgaatggaagcaagtccctgcagtaatgttccaacatctagtggaaagccttcccagaagagtggaggctgttatagcagcaaaggggggaccaactccatattaatgcccatgattttggaatgagatgtttgatgttttggtaatgtagtgtataaaCCCTGCCAAATATGATGccgatcacaggaggttggtggcaccttaattggggaggactatctcgtggtaatggctggagcgaaaTTTGTGAAATGgtattccatttgctccgttccagacattattatgataTAATATTGTGTATTATTATTCCAATACATTTGAAACAAGTTGCTCAGTGACTCGCCTGATCTCTTACAGTTGTAGGAACACAGTTGTACCATTTGGGGGCGCTTGAGACTCGCTGTTCTCTTCAAAATGCTTCACAATCATCAAGCCTAATTTGGGCTCATTTACAACAGTTTGAGCTGACACTTCTCAAGGCCTACAGTGTCTTATATTTATTCGTATGTGAAGTTATGTTATAGGGACTTTTTGATTATTACAGTTTTAATCAGGTAAATTCGCTGTAACCCAAGTTAATAGGATATGTTTGATAGGCCTATGTGTGCGTCAAATTGATCAGATTTTTATTAATCTCCAATATACTATTTATTATTGAATGATAGAATCCAAGCGCTCTTGTGACTTTACAAGGATTGCCTAAAGATCATTAGCTACGTTTGGATGACTGAATTACGTGGAAATGTCAATATGCATAATCGCTTGGCATTATATTATGGTATCAAAGAGTGGGAGGGAAACAAAAGGATATCCTTGATGTCATGTGTATAAAAGGAAATTATATAGGCCCaccaacagagagagagtgaatctTATATTCTCAGGTTTTCTATCTGAAGGCCAACTTTTAGCGTCTCTGAACATCACTTCAAGAATTCCTATCTGACAAAAAGTTTGTCTTCACTCAAGTTTATATCGATTGGTAACCTATGGGCTACTCAAAGGAAGTGTTCTCACTTTTGTTAGGGTTTATTCAAATAACTCATGTAAATGATCCTACTCGGTTTTATTGAAGGCTATAATTTATTTTTCAATCCATTGCATTTGTTTATTAGATGCATTGTTAAAAAATTGGTTAGGATTGGGCTAAAGTAAAACAGGCTTAGTGTAATGTAGAATAAATCACAGAAGACGTGATTTCTTGTTGTGCTAATGTCAAATATGGACACCACAGATGTACAGTATCTTGATTAAGATCTAGAGCTATAACTGAACAGATAGGCTAAACATCATAATAATACTTCGCGCTAAATTCATATAGTTTGATGTTAAACGTTTCCTTGAACTTTTGACTAACTCAGAAATATTGGATCAGTTTGACTGTTATTACAGTCAATTGTTGTTGACTTCTCTGTAATTTGCGCCATTGAAACTGGTGAGATGCAAAGAAATTGGCGAATGAGTTGCAATATTAGGCCTACATTTACTGAATCAGAACCGCTTGTCATCTAACATGTTCCCCGTAGCCGAATGTCCACCCACATCTTGTTTTCTTCCCAGAAAGCAAAGCTGCGTCATCTTTATCTGTTTAATATGAATATCAAAACATAATACAAACTAATTGTGTGTCCAGATTGATAATTATTCTTACATGGCTATCGGTAGGCCTACGTTCGCTGTAGCCTATAGCAGCACATAGCCTACTGTGCGTGTTGTAATGGAgctggtgtgtttgtgtgatccAAATGGTAGCTAGCCTATTTCTTTGCATTTTGATCTAATTCAACATAGCCTATTACAGCCCATTTAATAACATCAGCGAGATGTTTAAAACTAAAAACATATTTGTATTATAGCCTACACTTATTCTGAACACTTGGAGAGGTGTATGTGGCCTTGGACTGTACTTCATAGGCCTACTTAATATTCTAATGACCCATAATTTGGTCATGATTAGTATGATTATAGACACTCAGAAATCCCTCGCAGGCACTTTATTAGTTCTCAAAGCAGAAGTTTAAGATACAAGACACGGTGTGTATTTATTTTAGGACAGATTTTACAAGTACCTCAACACTGTAGGCTGCTAGTTTTAAATAAGATTACAATCGGCATGTTGGTGCGCACCAAGAGCAAGTCTGATACATTGCTGCTATGTAGCTTACTATTATTTACCTGGCAATACATTGTTATTACCATATCACATTattaactaataataataataataataataataataataataataataataataataataataatgggtaCATCAGTCAGTAAATAGACACTATTTTCGTAATAATATTGCACAATTTAATACTGCGATTACACAAAGATGTGAACAACGTCAGGGATTGTGTGGACTTGATGCGGATATGAATGCCTGAGGTAAACATACTGTTGTGTCTATTCCCTTTAAAACAGCACATGTACACAGCGTCTGATTTAAATGAATCCCAATTACATAACGGAATACTGGTTTAAACTGAACACATGTTGTAGTCAACACTTTCTGACGGCTTAAATCAGAGTGGTTAAGCACAACACACTATCTTAGTGCATTGCATTTTTGTTTACAACATACATTTGTATCTTTTTTTTCTCATCTGGTGGTTTCACAATAGTTAGCAACAAAGGAAAACTGTTTGGTTCCTTAATGAAGACAAAATACATTTTCTTGTATATACGTTTTATGTAAGTAATAAAATATTACTATAACATAAACAGGAGAAATGTGACTTTGCTGTCTACATTTAGCAATCAACATACAACCAATGAAGTAAACAAAACATATTGAAATCCACTGCAACATAACCATTAACAGAGCCAAACAAAAAGCTCCAAACACATTtaggaaataaatatatatataaatggtcAGATTCATAAATGAAATCATATTATAATATCTTCTTGGAATTAGTACGTGTACAAAACTGCCcgaaaaaaaaacaaacattgtatCTCAGGACAAATACATGTTTACATATTCGACATATTTACACATTGGAAATAATCATGGCAACATTTTCTTTCAAATCTTTTTTTGAAGAAAGTTGTTTCCCGCTGTATCGAATAGCACTGTCTGCAGTATGCGTTTGTACTCTAGGATACTGTCTATCAGAATGTACCAGACCCTTGAGAAATGACACACAACGCACGAGTAGGCTAGTTAATCTGTTTTTCCTTTCTTCTCCATATcagaaaaaaatacatatatctAAAACAGGTCCCTTCATCACTTTTCATTAGATAATTTTCTGAATTTCTCCGTATATAGTGGTTATAATACAATAATAGGAATGGTATAAATTAATGGGGTGTAGCATAGGCTACCTTTCAAATCAATATAGAAGGTACAGAATTCGAGTTCTACTTTTTATTATGATATAAAGAATGAGAACAGTGTGAGACTTCGACCGGGGGCACTGAAGTTACCTGAGAATATCACTTTCATTTCGTATTAAACCAATCTCTTTCTAAAGGTGTGGTTGGAATAGCTTGGCAGTTAGCAATGCAAGTTGCTGACAGCGCCCTGGAGTGATTTTAAGAACCTGTAAACATGAAAATAGTGAGTAAAGGCCTACTTCCAAACAAATCCTGAAAACAAAACTAATATAAAATTGCAATGATAATTTCAACGAAAGAATAAGTGCTCCATACAAAAGGAAAATAATAATCCAAATAAATACCAAAAACCGACAAGAAACATACAGTAATAATCCATATTGCCCTTTTTAGCGTCTGTTGCTATCTGCAAATTTCGACGTAGTCAGCTACAAAGCATACATTTTTTAAGGCTGCCAGAAGTGAGCTGTCCTGTTGCATTCGTCAATTTTGAAATGCATCTGACATTTAAGTGTGGGGATTTTTGTCATCAACGGGTGCCATAATTTCCATCATCTTTTCACAAACTTCTCTGACCAGATGACGTAGTGTCAACAGTAGGAGTAAGGGAGGCGTTTTTGATGAGTTACAGTACACTAATCAAATGAGAGAAACAATAAAAACAGTATTCAGAACAGAAGAGACACTGAAGTTAAAATATTCCAAACAAATCAAACATCACAATTAATAGAACAAAGATAAAGAATAAGCTAATAATTAGAAATATTGGTTAATCGGTTTTAAGCCTGAAAAGCAAAATGTTCATTGTGTGTGTCTCCTTTGTTGATAATTTTCAGGCAACTGTGGTGAGCGCCATCAGTTCAAGACACCACTTGCAACATTTAATCGTTTCCCTTTGAACAGCCACGAAACATCGAATTTACTTTATCGCCTCCATAGAATTTAGGTAAATAAAGATATTTGTTTCATTTAAAATGCGCACGAAATCAATTCAGTAATAGTGTATGTTTTtcttttcaaccattttccattctACCTATTTGTTGTTGTAACACAAGCTCCGGTTACTGTGACAAAACTCATCTGTCTGTCCAACTTTGccatgtctctgttctctctcagtAAAACAAAATGAAATACTGAAAACTCCATAGTCCTTTCCCTTTTTTTTCTTGTTTCCCCCGAAATTGTAGGATTGTTCATGAAAACAGTCACTGCGCAGGACTCTGTAATGTGTGGTGAAGAGGGGGGGTCTCCGCTTGAGAATATACGTCCTCCATATTCGGATGAGGTACCCCTATCGGCGTCATTCTTTTCTCTTTTTGTCTTCTGTTGCAAAACCAAACACGGACAACCTCTTTTTCCAATTGAAGAGAGCCGGCTAAACTGGTGATTTCATGTGCGGAAGGCTTGGGGCATTTTAAGAAATGATTTTCCAGCGCCCCTTTCACCCCAACTTCAATCGAGGTCCTCTTCTTTCGTTTCCTGCCCTGCGCAGCAATCTTGTCCAAATTGGTGGGACTGCCGGTGTTTGAGTCTGTCTCCTCCAGCCACTTGTTTAGCAGTGGCTTAAGTTTGCACATGTTCTTGAAGCTGAGCTGCAGTGCCTCGAACCTGCAGATAGTGGTCTGAGAAAAGACATTTCCGTACAGGGTGCCCAAGGCCAAGCCCACGTCCGCCTGTGTAAAGCCCAGTTTGATCCTTCGCTGCTTGAACTGCTTGGCGAACTGCTCCAGGTCGTCGGAGCTGGGCGCATCCTCATCTGAGTGGTCCTGGTGGTGGCTGAACGCCTGCTGGGGGGACTCCATCTGGTTGTCATGGCTACCTGTTTCGTCGTGGAGCGGGTCCCGCATGCCGTGGTGCAGAGAGGCGGGCTGGGGACTCAGCATGGCGTTGAGGTTCGTGTATCCAGGCTGCGAGTAGACTAGCGACTGGTGCCCGTTGGAGGCAGGGGACAGCGGGGACAAGTGGTGCGTCGTGGTCGGCGCCCACGACCCATGGTGGCTACTCTGCGTCTGCTGGTGCACCAGGTGAGATCTATGGTGGAAGCCGCTGCTCAGGTCCTCTCGGCTCGCCTGAACGCTGGCTTTGTTGTGCTCCTGTTGCCCGATATGGGTACCGCTGGTCCAGTCGGTGTTGGAGGTGGGCAGCCACTGGTGGTGCGTCAGGCTCATCGGATGTCCCGTGTTGGTCGCCGCTAGCCCTTGCAAGTATTCGTGGTGCATCATTTTCTGCACCTCTCTGTAGGTCGTCCCCTGGTGCATCCTGTCCGAATCCGGATGCATGAGCGGGTTAGACGGTAAGGAGTTATTCCGCGGAATATACTGAGCTGTTGTAGCCATGGCTCCGACTTCGAAAACTGACGAGTACTTCGGAGGTCTGGAGGCTTTAGAGCTAAAAACGCAACAACCTGCTCTGGGAGGTCTTGGGGAAGAGCTAAGACACGCCTCCTCTTCGCTTGTATTGGCTCCTTACCGATTCAAGCCCACCAGAGGCATAGCCTACGTTGCTGAGCGCAATTGACGCACATAACAAATAGGGCTGTGTTTCACATATACTATATAGAAACATGTTCATTCTatatattacatttatattttaggcTTTTGGTAACTTTACAGTCTCTGAATATGACCTAGGTTTCTGTTATCCCTCTCTCGTGGACTGCTTGTTTGCATGTCGCGGGCGCTCATATCCCAGTTACTCGCAATTGGTCGCCCCTTTCTCATTTTttcatccatcctctctctccaagCCAGGGCGGAGAGGGTTGGAAAACAGTATGAAATGATTGGGTTTCGTTGGGTTCGTTCGGCTTGTTTTGCAAATAACCACGTGGGGGAGTACGGGGATCTTTTTGATGGGGTGACAAAATCCCCCCTCCACCTTGATATCCTTTTAGTCAGTGATGACTAACTGGAGCGCTCCCTATTTAAGTAGATTAGTATTCTTATAGTGTGGTGTTTCAGAATTACAATCACCCACAAAAAGAGATGCATGTAAATAAGCACTGTGTGATGTAGATATTTCTATGAATATGGTGAGAATGTGTGACAAATCTCAATGCGTTTCTTTTAATAATAAATGCTACCCTTTAATCATTTATCCCAATTGTTTATAGCATTTCCAATGTTACccacttagaaaaaaaggtgttggatagaaccaaaaagggttatattACTTGCTTCATATATGGCACCACTAAAGGTTCTGTATATAACACTTTTGAagggttctttgatcagaacaccaggggttcttcttcactgaaccaaaattggttccatatagaacccttggGTTCCATATAGGGTTCAATATGAAACCAATttcggttctatatagaaccttaagggtgccatatatgaagcaagcatagaaccctttctggttctatccagaacctttttttctaacagTGTATAATCTCCTCATCAACACTTATCATTAggcttctctcttcctctttctctttctttcttcctctttctcttactttctgtctgtctgtctgtctctctctctctctctctctctctctctctctctctctctctctctctgtctctctctctgtctctctttctgtctctctctctgtctctctctctgtctctctgtctctctctctctctctctctctctctctctctctctctctctctctctctctctctctctctctctctctctctcacacacacgtgcACTTATAATTTTGTCATTGGACAGGGCTTTGGAAAATTGTAACATGAATCTGCTAATTTTAGTATTATGCAAAATTAATAAGGGCATAGATAATAATGTGTTTAAGGATTCAAATTGTGGTTGTAAGTGTAGCTgcaagtcgctctgaataagagcgtatgccaaatgactaaaatgtcaaaactgTATAAGAGTACTACTATAAGAGTACCTTCTTAAAAAGTGATGGTTGTCAAATAAGATTATCTCCAAATATCACGTTAAATTTTACCACCCGTGAAAATGTGGACCTATATGCAAAGCTCATGAAAAGCAGAAGGTATTTTATACCATTTTCTCTCGAAGCATTTTACTAAACAGCAACTTAGAGAGAAAATCCTGTGTTTCTCCCTCCTGGCTTCTTCCACACTCCTCTCCCGGTTGATCTGATTATTTTTCCCTTCACGTTTTGTCCCAATAGCAAATTACCAATTCTATGAATTGCAAAGCAGCCTCGGAGACgctgaggggtagagaggggggagatgcgAAGATTGAAAGGGATCTTTGCAAACACAATCACGTTCTTAAATGGAAATGCGGGGCTTTAAACAAATCTTACATCTCTCCGGTTCCAGTCGCCTAAAACTCTGCAATCAGGCGCATGTTCCACTCCTAAAACCGAAGCTTTTTGGAAGCTTTTTCAGGCATCACtctttattttaattatttaccTGAATGCATTATTTTTTATATCTCACGCGCGTGTTTATGTTGTTCTCTTCTCTCACATGACAGTGCTCTCTGTTTGTAGGCTACAGTGGGACGCACTGTAATATTTATTCATTTTAATCCCTGGACTAGAGCACGATTTAACGGTAAGTTTGCTCTCTTTTCTGCTGCGTGTGTCCTTGCTTCACTCTGGCACGACACGACAGTGAAGAATATAGTGCGTGGATaagatgttcttggggtcacaggTGCTCGTCATCATCTATTGAAAGGCGTGGTTTTGCCCAACCAacctttatatatttattttggaTTGACTAAGGGGAGACAATTCCCAAGAGTTGGTCAGGTGTAATTTAGAAATCATTAAAAAGTTACAGAGGAACTTCTGGAATTTTAATTTCATCATGTACAAAATATTCTGTGAAATATTTAAGGATGTATTCAAATAGAAGGATGCAACATTAGTTGTTATCGAAATGTCTATTTTCattaataacataataataccaGTGTTACAGCTCAGTGACTGATTAATATGTCAAATAAAGCCATTATCATTGTTTGCTACCTTGAATTTGATAATATACCAAATAACAGGTAGGCCTAATAAACAAATCTAATTGGCTTGTAAACACAACCTTTTCAAATTATTCAATATGCAAATAATTTAAATATCAAAACGCGTTGTGTGTTGCTTTGATACATTCAGTAACCTAATACAACatttctacttgagtaaaatagTTTATATTAATCTGAATATCACTTGACGGCCTTTGCATGTTGATTTTTAAGATGTGAAGTCAAGGCCGAACATTTTGTAAGGACTTTTAAGATCCCTGAACCCTTGGAGACCACTCTGTCGGGTTGTGACTGCTGCGGGAGAGTCAGTTCCATGCCTCAGTTAATGAAGATGCGTTACCATTCAGCCATTCTTGTCTCCAAGTCTATAAAAAGTCATTTCTGCCGGGGAAGCGGTGCTGCCGGGGCACACAGACCAACTCTTGTGCTTTGCAAGCCAGCTCGAGGAACTGTGGAAAAAAAGATCCAGATGCTCGCCCCTCTCTTTGTGAAGAATATGGCCTTGTGTGGAACTAGGTGAATTTTTGCTAAGACGCACGAGGTTGCTATGGAAAGAGCGTTGAAAGGGATGACACGCATTTTACTGCTGATGAATGATATGCGGTACAGGaaaaggcaaaaaaaaaaaaaaggtcacgATATGATGAATTCATAAAAAAGACAGTGGAACACACAATTATGGGGTTTCAGTAGCTGGCTAGTGCGTATGAGGCATGGTGATGCGAGTTGAGGAAGCCCGGGTGACCCTG from Coregonus clupeaformis isolate EN_2021a chromosome 17, ASM2061545v1, whole genome shotgun sequence includes these protein-coding regions:
- the LOC123492930 gene encoding POU domain, class 3, transcription factor 1-like — protein: MATTAQYIPRNNSLPSNPLMHPDSDRMHQGTTYREVQKMMHHEYLQGLAATNTGHPMSLTHHQWLPTSNTDWTSGTHIGQQEHNKASVQASREDLSSGFHHRSHLVHQQTQSSHHGSWAPTTTHHLSPLSPASNGHQSLVYSQPGYTNLNAMLSPQPASLHHGMRDPLHDETGSHDNQMESPQQAFSHHQDHSDEDAPSSDDLEQFAKQFKQRRIKLGFTQADVGLALGTLYGNVFSQTTICRFEALQLSFKNMCKLKPLLNKWLEETDSNTGSPTNLDKIAAQGRKRKKRTSIEVGVKGALENHFLKCPKPSAHEITSLAGSLQLEKEVVRVWFCNRRQKEKRMTPIGVPHPNMEDVYSQAETPPLHHTLQSPAQ